The Raphanus sativus cultivar WK10039 chromosome 2, ASM80110v3, whole genome shotgun sequence genome includes a region encoding these proteins:
- the LOC130494485 gene encoding sister chromatid cohesion protein PDS5 homolog C-like isoform X1 produces the protein MSDSEKEIENQILEAGEKLIDPPSSLDELLSLLDKIFTCLVDVEQSPPASMQNALSPLMTALVDGKLVKHSDTDVKVSVAACISEITRITAPDAPYDDDQMKDVFKLIVSSFENLDDDSSRSYSKRTSILETVAKVRSCVVMLDLECDSLLIEMFQNFLKAVRDHHKGNLFSSMENIMTLVLEESEEIPSKMLSPILHYVRKDDEVPQVSRTLAEQVLSKCASKLKNYLTEAVKSSGVSLDKYSKIVASICEGTFTALQQDQLVENEKEVQLVDNEKEDSQGPSTKEAEVEQDKQEAEVISTPERTDPPKDESSKSGVSNGIAQQNDSSVDTESTKKLDDTSAKDEPEQLDSNTGLDNTSEKNAAVECQTQEEEPSSVKQVDSSKSSDIKEETEPEALLDSKDVQSLPTDDSSVNAAASENDKETSVQVVPSKTSADETTNVSSPSKADEEIQPETTANQKKKEGSTKEAKTSADETANVSSPSKAEDLVEEIQPKTTANQKKNESSTKEAKPSAVSATEEASEETKTSKAKMTKKSGKKVASSSKAKSTVSPSKKSASETKAAKQSEKKAVESDNVQESSKPKVEKKKPGRGKAMDDTSSGDSEKPAVSSGKSASKSKKEVKEPIEESPNTSSKRKRSLGKEKASDLQNPDGNIVGSRVRVWWPIDKAYYKGVVDSYDSAKKRHLVIYDDGDQEILNLKKQKWHFLDESETEGEEAAEEEASTEPQSKKAKTGKQTKMGSSGKKGGGAGSSKSKATPASKSGKKSQDDKTESKPKDSKAAKGKAKSTPASKSKESDVESESEETPKAPEPATKGKSVGSGKSQASQSKSGKKRKR, from the exons ATGTCGGATTCTGAAAAGGAGATCGAGAATCAGATTCTGGAAGCAGGGGAGAAGCTTATCGATCCACCTTCTTCACTCGATGAGCTTCTTTCTCTCCTTGAC AAAATCTTCACCTGCTTAGTAGATGTTGAGCAGTCACCTCCCGCTTCAATGCAGAACGCACTCTCTCCCTTGATGACAGCACTAGTCGACGGTAAACTCGTCAAGCATTCCGATACCGATGTGAAAGTTTCAGTGGCTGCTTGCATCAGTGAGATTACTAGAATAACTGCTCCCGATGCTCCTTACGATGATGATCAGATGAAG GATGTGTTTAAGTTAATCGTATCGTCGTTTGAAAATCTAGACGACGACTCTAGTCGCTCCTATTCCAAAAGGACCTCGATCCTCGAAACTGTGGCCAAGGTCAGGTCATGCGTTGTGATGTTGGATCTCGAGTGTGATTCACTTCTTATTGAGATGTTCCAGAATTTCTTGAAGGCCGTAAG GGACCATCATAAAGGGAACTTATTTTCTTCTATGGAGAACATTATGACACTTGTTTTAGAAGAAAGCGAGGAGATACCTTCAAAGATGCTTTCACCAATTCTACATTATGTTAGAAAGGATGATGAG GTTCCCCAAGTATCACGGACGTTAGCAGAACAAGTTCTCAGTAAATGTGCTAGCAAGCTCAAAAATTATCTGACTGAGGCTGTGAAATCTTCGGGTGTCTCTTTAGATAAGTATAGTAAGATAGTTGCTTCGATATGTGAAGGGACATTCACTGCTTTGCAGCAGGACCAACTTGTTGAGAATGAGAAAGAAGTCCAACTTGTTGATAATGAGAAAGAA GATAGTCAAGGTCCTTCAACAAAGGAAGCAGAAGTAGAG CAGGATAAACAGGAGGCAGAAGTAATTTCTACACCCGAGCGAACTGATCCACCTAAGGATGAATCAAGTAAGTCAGGAGTCAGCAATGGCATTGCGCAACAAAATGATTCTTCTGTCGATACTGAGTCTACAAAGAAGCTAGATGATACGAGTGCTAAAGATGAGCCTGAACAACTTGATAGCAACACTGGCTTGGATAATACATCTGAAAAGAATGCAGCTGTTGAATGTCAAACTCAGGAAGAAGAACCCAGTTCTGTCAAACAGGTGGATTCATCAAAAAGTTCAGATATAAAGGAGGAGACTGAACCTGAAGCACTCTTGGACAGCAAGGATGTGCAAAGTTTGCCTACTGATGATTCATCTGTTAACGCTGCCGCTTCTGAAAACGATAAGGAAACAAGTGTGCAGGTTGTGCCATCGAAGACATCTGCTGATGAAACTACCAATGTCAGTTCTCCATCTAAGGCTGATGAGGAAATCCAGCCTGAGACGACTGCAAACCAGAAGAAAAAGGAGGGCTCGACGAAGGAGGCAAAGACATCAGCTGATGAAACTGCCAATGTCAGTTCTCCATCTAAGGCTGAAGATCTTGTTGAGGAAATCCAGCCTAAGACGACTGCAAACCAGAAGAAAAACGAGAGCTCGACGAAGGAGGCCAAGCCATCAGCTGTTAGTGCTACCGAAGAAGCTTCCGAAGAAACAAAGACTTCTAAAGCTAAAATGACAAAAAAGTCTGGAAAAAAGGTTGCTTCTTCAAGTAAGGCCAAGTCTACTGTTTCTCCTTCAAAGAAAAGCGCCTCTGAGACAAAAGCTGCTAAGCAGTCAGAGAAGAAGGCAGTTGAGAGTGATAATGTACAAGAATCCTCGAAGCCAAAAgtggaaaagaaaaaaccagGACGTGGAAAAGCCATGGATGATACTTCTTCAGGTGATAGTGAAAAA CCAGCTGTTTCCTCTGGAAAGTCAGCCTCAAAGTCAAAGAAAGAAGTGAAGGAACCGATAGAAGAAAGTCCTAATACAAGCTCAAAGAGAAAACGAAGTCTAGGCAAAGAGAAA GCATCTGATCTCCAAAACCCTGACGGAAATATAGTTGGGTCGAGGGTCAGAGTCTGGTGGCCTATCGATAAAGC GTATTATAAAGGTGTGGTCGATTCATATGATTCTGCTAAGAAGAGACATCTG GTCATCTATGATGATGGAGATCAAGAAATCTTGAATCTTAAGAAACAGAAGTGGCATTTTCTGGATGAATCAGAAACAGAG GGTGAAGAAGCTGCTGAGGAAGAAGCCTCCACAGA GCCCCAGAGTAAGAAAGCTAAGACAGGCAAGCAAACAAAGATGGGATCATCAGGGAAAAA GGGTGGGGGAGCTGGTTCCAGCAAGTCTAAAGCTACTCCTGCTTCCAAGTCCGGCAAGAAGTCCCAGGATGACAAAACAGAGAGCAAACCAAAGGATTCAAAGGCGGCTAAAGGCAAAGCAAAATCAACACCTGCTTCTAAGAGCAAGGAGAGCGATGTGGAGTCAGAGTCGGAAGAGACGCCCAAGGCACCAGAACCAGCAACAAAAGGGAAATCAGTCGGTTCAGGCAAGTCGCAGGCAAGTCAGTCCAAGTCCGGTAAGAAGAGGAAGCGATGA
- the LOC130494485 gene encoding sister chromatid cohesion protein PDS5 homolog C-like isoform X2: MSDSEKEIENQILEAGEKLIDPPSSLDELLSLLDKIFTCLVDVEQSPPASMQNALSPLMTALVDGKLVKHSDTDVKVSVAACISEITRITAPDAPYDDDQMKDVFKLIVSSFENLDDDSSRSYSKRTSILETVAKVRSCVVMLDLECDSLLIEMFQNFLKAVRDHHKGNLFSSMENIMTLVLEESEEIPSKMLSPILHYVRKDDEVPQVSRTLAEQVLSKCASKLKNYLTEAVKSSGVSLDKYSKIVASICEGTFTALQQDQLVENEKEVQLVDNEKEDSQGPSTKEAEVEDKQEAEVISTPERTDPPKDESSKSGVSNGIAQQNDSSVDTESTKKLDDTSAKDEPEQLDSNTGLDNTSEKNAAVECQTQEEEPSSVKQVDSSKSSDIKEETEPEALLDSKDVQSLPTDDSSVNAAASENDKETSVQVVPSKTSADETTNVSSPSKADEEIQPETTANQKKKEGSTKEAKTSADETANVSSPSKAEDLVEEIQPKTTANQKKNESSTKEAKPSAVSATEEASEETKTSKAKMTKKSGKKVASSSKAKSTVSPSKKSASETKAAKQSEKKAVESDNVQESSKPKVEKKKPGRGKAMDDTSSGDSEKPAVSSGKSASKSKKEVKEPIEESPNTSSKRKRSLGKEKASDLQNPDGNIVGSRVRVWWPIDKAYYKGVVDSYDSAKKRHLVIYDDGDQEILNLKKQKWHFLDESETEGEEAAEEEASTEPQSKKAKTGKQTKMGSSGKKGGGAGSSKSKATPASKSGKKSQDDKTESKPKDSKAAKGKAKSTPASKSKESDVESESEETPKAPEPATKGKSVGSGKSQASQSKSGKKRKR; the protein is encoded by the exons ATGTCGGATTCTGAAAAGGAGATCGAGAATCAGATTCTGGAAGCAGGGGAGAAGCTTATCGATCCACCTTCTTCACTCGATGAGCTTCTTTCTCTCCTTGAC AAAATCTTCACCTGCTTAGTAGATGTTGAGCAGTCACCTCCCGCTTCAATGCAGAACGCACTCTCTCCCTTGATGACAGCACTAGTCGACGGTAAACTCGTCAAGCATTCCGATACCGATGTGAAAGTTTCAGTGGCTGCTTGCATCAGTGAGATTACTAGAATAACTGCTCCCGATGCTCCTTACGATGATGATCAGATGAAG GATGTGTTTAAGTTAATCGTATCGTCGTTTGAAAATCTAGACGACGACTCTAGTCGCTCCTATTCCAAAAGGACCTCGATCCTCGAAACTGTGGCCAAGGTCAGGTCATGCGTTGTGATGTTGGATCTCGAGTGTGATTCACTTCTTATTGAGATGTTCCAGAATTTCTTGAAGGCCGTAAG GGACCATCATAAAGGGAACTTATTTTCTTCTATGGAGAACATTATGACACTTGTTTTAGAAGAAAGCGAGGAGATACCTTCAAAGATGCTTTCACCAATTCTACATTATGTTAGAAAGGATGATGAG GTTCCCCAAGTATCACGGACGTTAGCAGAACAAGTTCTCAGTAAATGTGCTAGCAAGCTCAAAAATTATCTGACTGAGGCTGTGAAATCTTCGGGTGTCTCTTTAGATAAGTATAGTAAGATAGTTGCTTCGATATGTGAAGGGACATTCACTGCTTTGCAGCAGGACCAACTTGTTGAGAATGAGAAAGAAGTCCAACTTGTTGATAATGAGAAAGAA GATAGTCAAGGTCCTTCAACAAAGGAAGCAGAAGTAGAG GATAAACAGGAGGCAGAAGTAATTTCTACACCCGAGCGAACTGATCCACCTAAGGATGAATCAAGTAAGTCAGGAGTCAGCAATGGCATTGCGCAACAAAATGATTCTTCTGTCGATACTGAGTCTACAAAGAAGCTAGATGATACGAGTGCTAAAGATGAGCCTGAACAACTTGATAGCAACACTGGCTTGGATAATACATCTGAAAAGAATGCAGCTGTTGAATGTCAAACTCAGGAAGAAGAACCCAGTTCTGTCAAACAGGTGGATTCATCAAAAAGTTCAGATATAAAGGAGGAGACTGAACCTGAAGCACTCTTGGACAGCAAGGATGTGCAAAGTTTGCCTACTGATGATTCATCTGTTAACGCTGCCGCTTCTGAAAACGATAAGGAAACAAGTGTGCAGGTTGTGCCATCGAAGACATCTGCTGATGAAACTACCAATGTCAGTTCTCCATCTAAGGCTGATGAGGAAATCCAGCCTGAGACGACTGCAAACCAGAAGAAAAAGGAGGGCTCGACGAAGGAGGCAAAGACATCAGCTGATGAAACTGCCAATGTCAGTTCTCCATCTAAGGCTGAAGATCTTGTTGAGGAAATCCAGCCTAAGACGACTGCAAACCAGAAGAAAAACGAGAGCTCGACGAAGGAGGCCAAGCCATCAGCTGTTAGTGCTACCGAAGAAGCTTCCGAAGAAACAAAGACTTCTAAAGCTAAAATGACAAAAAAGTCTGGAAAAAAGGTTGCTTCTTCAAGTAAGGCCAAGTCTACTGTTTCTCCTTCAAAGAAAAGCGCCTCTGAGACAAAAGCTGCTAAGCAGTCAGAGAAGAAGGCAGTTGAGAGTGATAATGTACAAGAATCCTCGAAGCCAAAAgtggaaaagaaaaaaccagGACGTGGAAAAGCCATGGATGATACTTCTTCAGGTGATAGTGAAAAA CCAGCTGTTTCCTCTGGAAAGTCAGCCTCAAAGTCAAAGAAAGAAGTGAAGGAACCGATAGAAGAAAGTCCTAATACAAGCTCAAAGAGAAAACGAAGTCTAGGCAAAGAGAAA GCATCTGATCTCCAAAACCCTGACGGAAATATAGTTGGGTCGAGGGTCAGAGTCTGGTGGCCTATCGATAAAGC GTATTATAAAGGTGTGGTCGATTCATATGATTCTGCTAAGAAGAGACATCTG GTCATCTATGATGATGGAGATCAAGAAATCTTGAATCTTAAGAAACAGAAGTGGCATTTTCTGGATGAATCAGAAACAGAG GGTGAAGAAGCTGCTGAGGAAGAAGCCTCCACAGA GCCCCAGAGTAAGAAAGCTAAGACAGGCAAGCAAACAAAGATGGGATCATCAGGGAAAAA GGGTGGGGGAGCTGGTTCCAGCAAGTCTAAAGCTACTCCTGCTTCCAAGTCCGGCAAGAAGTCCCAGGATGACAAAACAGAGAGCAAACCAAAGGATTCAAAGGCGGCTAAAGGCAAAGCAAAATCAACACCTGCTTCTAAGAGCAAGGAGAGCGATGTGGAGTCAGAGTCGGAAGAGACGCCCAAGGCACCAGAACCAGCAACAAAAGGGAAATCAGTCGGTTCAGGCAAGTCGCAGGCAAGTCAGTCCAAGTCCGGTAAGAAGAGGAAGCGATGA